The following coding sequences lie in one Bordetella genomosp. 9 genomic window:
- a CDS encoding enoyl-CoA hydratase family protein produces MAHHKRPMAAIHPRTFRWEAREGGKVGVITLDRPERKNPLTFDSYAELRDLFRALVYATDVKVIVVTGAGGNFCSGGDVHEIIGPLTHMTMPELLDFTRMTGDLVKAMRACPQPIVAAVDGVCAGAGAMVALASDLRLGTPRARTAFLFTRVGLAGADMGACTLLPRTIGQGRAAELLYTGRAMSADEGLAWGFFNGLHESDALLEAASRLAGQLAAGPTFAHGMTKKLLHQEWNMGLDEAIEAEAQAQAICMQTQDFRRAYEAFAEKREPRFEGD; encoded by the coding sequence ATGGCGCACCACAAGCGGCCCATGGCGGCCATCCACCCCCGCACGTTCCGGTGGGAGGCGCGCGAAGGCGGCAAGGTGGGCGTGATCACCTTGGACCGGCCCGAGCGCAAGAATCCGCTGACCTTCGATTCCTATGCGGAACTGCGCGATCTGTTCCGCGCGCTGGTCTACGCGACGGACGTCAAGGTGATCGTGGTAACGGGCGCCGGCGGCAACTTCTGCTCGGGCGGCGACGTGCATGAGATCATCGGGCCGCTCACGCACATGACCATGCCGGAGCTGCTCGATTTCACCCGCATGACGGGCGACCTGGTCAAGGCGATGCGCGCCTGCCCGCAGCCCATCGTCGCCGCCGTCGATGGCGTGTGCGCGGGCGCCGGCGCCATGGTCGCGCTGGCGTCCGACCTGCGGCTGGGCACCCCTCGCGCGCGCACGGCCTTCCTGTTCACGCGCGTCGGACTGGCGGGCGCGGACATGGGCGCCTGCACGCTCTTGCCGCGCACCATCGGGCAGGGCCGCGCCGCCGAACTCCTCTACACGGGCCGGGCCATGAGCGCCGACGAGGGGCTGGCGTGGGGCTTCTTCAACGGATTGCACGAGTCCGATGCGCTGCTGGAAGCGGCGAGCCGTCTGGCGGGCCAGCTTGCCGCCGGCCCGACTTTCGCCCACGGCATGACCAAGAAGCTGCTGCACCAGGAATGGAACATGGGGCTGGACGAAGCGATCGAGGCGGAGGCGCAGGCACAGGCCATCTGCATGCAGACACAGGATTTTCGCCGGGCGTACGAGGCGTTCGCGGAAAAGCGCGAGCCGAGATTCGAAGGAGATTGA
- a CDS encoding SDR family NAD(P)-dependent oxidoreductase, whose product MNASVPAPEGRDSAGAPLGLSDPTDPRAAPAPSERPLAGRHALVTGGSRGIGLAIAERLLRDGACVTLLGRDEAALASAAARLAPLGTVAARAADVAQAGAVASVFDAAVRDLGPVAILVNNAGQARSERFDRTGAAMWDAMLAVNLSGPFHCTQAALPGMLRLGWGRIVNVASTAGLIGYPYVSAYCAAKHGVVGLTRALALEVAGKGVTVNAVCPGYTDTDIVRDATRNIAAKTGMDEGQARERLAQRNPQGRLVRPEEVAHAVAWLCQPGAAAINGQAIPVDGGEVMAG is encoded by the coding sequence ATGAACGCGTCCGTGCCCGCGCCCGAGGGGCGCGATTCCGCCGGCGCGCCGCTCGGCCTGAGCGACCCGACCGACCCGCGCGCCGCCCCCGCGCCGTCCGAGCGGCCATTGGCGGGCCGTCATGCATTGGTGACGGGCGGCAGCCGCGGCATCGGCCTGGCCATCGCTGAACGGCTGTTGCGCGACGGCGCCTGCGTGACCCTGCTGGGCCGGGACGAGGCCGCGCTGGCGTCGGCCGCCGCCCGTCTGGCGCCCCTGGGCACGGTGGCGGCGCGGGCCGCGGACGTGGCGCAGGCCGGCGCCGTGGCATCCGTCTTCGACGCTGCCGTCCGCGACCTCGGTCCCGTCGCCATCCTGGTGAACAACGCGGGTCAGGCCCGTAGCGAACGCTTCGACCGCACCGGCGCCGCCATGTGGGATGCGATGCTGGCGGTGAACCTGAGCGGGCCCTTCCATTGCACGCAGGCAGCGCTGCCCGGCATGTTGCGGCTGGGGTGGGGCCGCATCGTGAACGTGGCGAGCACTGCGGGGCTGATCGGCTATCCCTATGTCAGCGCCTATTGCGCCGCCAAGCATGGGGTGGTGGGGCTGACCCGGGCGCTGGCGCTGGAAGTGGCGGGCAAGGGGGTCACCGTCAACGCCGTATGCCCCGGTTACACGGACACCGACATCGTGCGCGATGCGACCCGCAACATCGCCGCGAAAACCGGCATGGACGAAGGCCAGGCGCGCGAGCGGCTGGCGCAGCGCAATCCGCAGGGCCGTCTGGTGCGGCCGGAAGAAGTGGCCCACGCCGTCGCCTGGCTCTGCCAGCCCGGCGCGGCGGCGATCAACGGGCAGGCGATCCCCGTGGATGGCGGCGAAGTCATGGCGGGATAA
- a CDS encoding acyl-CoA dehydrogenase family protein, whose amino-acid sequence MPVTHDAKDWVDWPFFDSSHRALLEQASAWCGSELADIGHADTDAACRTLVRRLGQAGWLRYCVPAGPDGAWGGELPTVDSRAICILRETLARHEGLADFAFAMQGLGSGAIALAGSDALRARYLPRVASGEAIAAFALSEAEAGSDVAAMSCEARRDGDHYVLNGAKTWISNGGIADFYCVFARTGEAPGARGISAFVVDAGTPGFRIAERLHVIAPHPLATLEFADCRIPASQRLGEPGQGFKLAMMTLDIFRASVAAAALGFARRAMDEALARATSRRMFGQTLADLQLTQAALGDMATAIDAAALLTYRAAWQRDVQGRPTTREAAMAKMMATESAQTVIDRAVQMFGGAGVVSGMPVEKLYREIRALRIYEGATEVQKLIIARALLKGG is encoded by the coding sequence ATGCCGGTGACACACGACGCGAAAGATTGGGTGGATTGGCCGTTCTTCGACTCCTCGCACCGGGCCTTGCTGGAACAGGCGTCGGCGTGGTGCGGGAGCGAGCTGGCCGATATCGGCCACGCCGATACTGACGCCGCGTGCCGCACGCTGGTGCGCCGGCTGGGGCAGGCGGGATGGCTGCGCTATTGCGTGCCGGCGGGGCCGGACGGCGCCTGGGGCGGGGAACTCCCGACGGTGGATTCGCGCGCGATCTGCATCCTGCGCGAAACGCTGGCGCGTCATGAGGGGCTGGCGGACTTTGCCTTCGCCATGCAAGGTCTGGGCAGCGGCGCGATTGCACTGGCGGGTTCCGACGCCTTGCGCGCACGCTACCTGCCCCGCGTCGCCAGCGGCGAAGCCATTGCCGCCTTTGCCCTGTCCGAGGCGGAGGCCGGGTCCGACGTCGCCGCCATGTCCTGCGAGGCCCGGCGCGACGGCGACCACTACGTCCTGAACGGCGCCAAGACCTGGATATCGAACGGCGGCATCGCGGACTTCTATTGCGTCTTCGCCCGCACCGGCGAAGCGCCCGGCGCGCGCGGCATCAGCGCCTTCGTGGTCGATGCCGGCACGCCGGGCTTCCGCATCGCCGAACGGCTGCACGTCATCGCGCCGCATCCGCTCGCCACGCTTGAGTTCGCCGATTGCCGGATTCCCGCGAGCCAGCGGCTGGGCGAGCCGGGTCAGGGCTTCAAGCTCGCCATGATGACGCTGGACATCTTTCGCGCCTCGGTGGCGGCCGCCGCGCTCGGTTTCGCGCGGCGGGCCATGGACGAGGCCCTGGCGCGCGCGACGTCGCGCCGCATGTTCGGGCAGACGCTGGCCGATCTGCAACTGACGCAGGCCGCGCTGGGGGACATGGCGACGGCCATCGACGCCGCTGCCCTGCTGACGTATCGGGCGGCATGGCAGCGCGACGTGCAGGGCCGTCCGACGACGCGCGAGGCCGCCATGGCGAAGATGATGGCCACCGAATCGGCGCAGACCGTCATCGACCGGGCCGTGCAGATGTTTGGCGGGGCCGGGGTGGTTTCCGGCATGCCGGTGGAAAAGCTGTATCGCGAAATCCGCGCCCTGCGCATTTACGAGGGCGCGACCGAAGTGCAGAAGCTGATCATCGCCCGCGCGCTGTTGAAGGGCGGCTGA